tatgtgtctgcatATGCTAAATAACATTCTTTCAAGTCATTAAGTGTAATAGCATGAGGTCATCGTGACATTACAGGCAAAGCTCTTCCCAGTGTTTCACACGGGAACGATAATTGTAATAAGATGCACTGGAAATGAAACCACACATAAACACCTTTTCAGGCTGGCTGTGCTTCCAGTAAGTGATGTTGTAAGTGGCATAAATGTACACATTCCTGAGTGCGGAGATGGCAAACACTGGATCTTTAATGCTGACTTCAATAGTCGCTCCACTGGAGATGAGAGAGACATTGGGTGAACCAATGATGgctgaggaagaaagagagataCATGGTAAAGTGATGttcaatgacacaaacaaatacaagtcaGAATATAAAATCTTAAAGCAAAGCAAATTCAAAAATTCTTGTATATGatagaaaatagtggctgagaacatatgaaaaaaaagtacacgTGTAAAGAATTAAGAGTTAAAAGTGAAAACTGTCTCTCTCAAGTAGTCTTCTCAAATTGTTTAGCCGTGTCTAAAAATGTGGCTTCATGGTGCACAGGAGCCATAGTTAGCGTAACTCCTCCTAAAATACGGTGTTGCTATGAAAACTTAAACTTTGGTCTCTATGGCAtcacatttatgtcaaaaaTTGGGAGAACGATAAAACCTGCTCACTAGCAAATACTATTACTGCATGTGAGTAGATATTAAGGTAGATATAAGATATTAACACCCTCAAAATACAGGTCCTTGTGCACATAATGAAGTAATACAGGGCATTATTTTAGACTTGCACTGTCACAAATAACACTCAGACATaaattatttgtaaaataatatataacattacaatgttactgtcaaataaaaagaatCTGTTATGTTAGTGTGTTACctatgaataaaaataacttgTTAGAGTACCCATGTATTACCAAACACGAACAGCAATAGTCCACTTAATAGCACTTTAGtactgagccctgtggaacgccacaataattttttttgtaatgcatACAGCACATAAGTTATCCACATAGGATCAAACTTATGTGGTGTATCTGTATTGTTAGAATAATTTGTGTTTATCACTTTAGGCAcactaaaattatattttgaaacTCTGTGATAAGTTTCAGAGCTTGCAGTGTCTCTGCCTGACAGAGCATGGCAAGAGTTTGCAGAGTGCTCCTGAAAGTTTTCACAGCAGCTCGAGAGTTTGCGCTACGATCCGCAAAGTTTCAGACCAAGTATATTTTTATTGATGCCGTCATGTGTGTGAAAGCAAGCATTCGTCGCTTTTTGTGCGTCGACGCAGTTTATACATGAGGCCGCAGAAGAAGAAACTCTGAGGCATTGGGAGGATCTTACCTTATCCTGCCGGTAGATagttcatattttcatttcagttcaattttatttatatagaaccaattcataacatacattatcgggacactttacaaactgacttgtcatcatcagctgctgtgtttaGAACATCAGGGAGACGTTTTCTGATCCTCAAGGACGGTACACCGCAATTCCTGCATACAACCCATAGTTATGTTTCGTTGGAGAACAGTCtcacatgccgatgtgtccttagGCAAGACACTTGGCCCCATGATGCTCCCAGTGGCTGTGtcggcagtgtgtgaatgggtatgaaagatgtgtgataggaAATGAGCTGCACATAAatgcgctgtatgaatgtgtgagtgattgtgtgtgaatgggtgaatggcaaaactgcagtgtaaagcagcttccAGTGGTCATAAAGACTAGAAAAGagctataaatacagaccatttacaatttacattcATGGACAGTTTTCGCATTAAAAGTCACATCACACTGAGCCACTACTCACTGTCTTTATCCAAGGTAATGTTGTTACTTTCCACCCAGGCAGAACTCTCTGACCCCACCTGTGCTCGCACTCTGCCAAAGTACTTTCCGTGCTCTGAGATGAAGAGATGGCTGAGGCGAGTAAAGTCACATTCCAGCGTGGAGATGTTGACAAATCCTACTGAGTATTCTGTGACTGACGTTCTGTGGACACACATTGTATGGCTGTGAGCAATGTGGCTGTAGTGCTTTCACtttatcagtgtttgtgatgGACAAAACTTAATTcactttcaattcaattccattcaattcaattttatttgtatagcgccaaatcataacatgcattatctcaaggcactgtacatagacaacatcaaggagagcagagaaccccaacagttcacacaatgagcaaacactaggcatcagtggagagaaaaaaaacctcccttttaacaggaagaaatctctgacagaaccaggctcagagatgtgcggtcatctgcctcgaccggttggggggaaaggaaaaatgggggacagttaATGTTTGAGTGAGGGCATTACATGTGTGAGAATGAATGCGTATGACCAGGGATGTGGATGTTAGTTGTTGGTTAATTTCCATTAAGAATTTCTCTTTCATTTGATTCATTTGTCATTCCTCCACAACTCACATGCTGTGAAATTATGTTTcataccagcagagggcacacaTAAGCCAGAATCATTACTTCATTAGAAAAAgtagaaggaaaacaaatgacttgagagaaaaagtgatttttcagGCACACCTTTGCACATGCAAAAAAGACAGATACCAGTGAcgtaaataagtaaataaatagtcCATTTCTATTTTAATAAACTATATCCCCCAACTACTCCACCCCATCTTTTTTGTAAGTACAAATGTTGAAttgcagctttttaaatgtgatatgtTGACCGAAATTTTGATCGAAATAACGTCACAATCTCGACCTTTGAAAGCAAAGGTTGAATCGAGGATTTAACCACACCCCAATGTGGTGTCCTGTCGGCATGTCAGAGGAGGTTTCAAATCACATCAGGGATTTGGAGAATCATGACATTGACTCACCTATACTCAGTTGAGTAGAGCAGGTTGCTGGCTGCTCCTTCAGGTGGACTCCACCTCAGCACCAGGTTCATGTTGTAGGAAGTCAAGCGGACATTAGTGGGTGGGCTGACGAATCCTGATTCCACTGTATAGACCAGATAATAAGATAAATGAAGTTAGAAATGTATTTGGCCTACTTTCAGGAATGGGTAGGAACTATTAAGTCAACAGGTCATACACATGAGGAGCTTCACATCAAATATAAGAATAGATCAGACGGTTGGTGTGtgaatgatttgattttctgATCTTCACGCAGATCTTCAATTCAGAGTGAAcctaaaaacacaaaccatgTTAACAGCTGTGTAGTGGCTAAGCCCCAGCTTAAAGCCACTGAGGGGCTGCAGGACAGGCTAAACTTAATAACGCGCTTGATACGCTTTCTTGTACGTCCAATGAAATCCAGTCCAAACGCTTGTTTTGCTTAATATGCGACCTTTTATTTCTCAGGTTTTAGGCGCAAGATCAAGTCCAATAAACAGCAATAAATGTGACGGAGACCACCGTGCCAAAAGCATATCATTTTAGCGGTTGAAAACTGTGCACTCTTCCGTCCGGCAACACCtgcccagtgacacaaagttcccACCTTTATagcaacaaaaagaacacaccCACCACCTGTCGGCATAAATTGGTAGTGCAGCAGCTACACAAAGAAATGGCTCCTACAAGCTGTTTATGACAAATACAGAACAATCATGTACAGGCCAGTCcatgttttctgctttattAATTAGCaattaataattgtttttgttttttttcggtGCTGAGGTTTGCAATATAGCTGCATcacatgattattttcattattgattaatcaataatcaattattttcttgatttatggattaatcatttggtccataaaatgccaaaTGTAGAACAATGTCAATCACCTCCAAATAAATgatcatgttctcaaatgtattgtttagtccacaaaccaaaattattcagttttaatgatgatttctttgttatatgaagcaaagaaaccagcaaacATTAACCtgtaaaaaaaccccaaaaaatttaattcttaaaaaaacactcacccCTTCACCCAACTACAGAGGTCATTCATTATCTTCCGTAGTGAAAATCACTTTTTTCGTTTCACAATATCAAACTGatacacatttgtgccatttcaagcaCATAATTCTCCCACTGTGTAAACACAATTCTTCTCCCATAGAGAAGAAATAAGCAGCCCACAACACAACGCAGCTAAAATGATGTTACTGTTATTTACATTCTTACGGTCTGTTAATAGTGTAGCAGGTGAAAAACAGGATGCTTGGATGGTGTCAGAATttgatatctgatccagtgattagGACTATCATATTTTCTCATACCTAAAAAATCAACACAACGTTCTacgagcaaaataaataaacaaaaaaaattagctagttgcattaaaaaaaattacattatctATTCTTTCAGTCTATGAAACCATGACTCtgtttgttctctctgtgtgtgtgtacttgtatttgttacctcatTTCTGAGTAACTTGTTAAGTTtatggctaagatttgaattgtggttaggttagggttaggcattaactggtatTGGTTAAGGTCTTTTGTACAACTGTCCtaagaacagctgcacaaatgtgtgaTATCACCATGGAGCAGAATCTCAGAGTTAAGTTTCCAACATGTAAAATCATCGTCACAAAGACGTATGGGGCAAAATGAGGAACTACACAGAGTACAGTGTAGGTTTTTCCCAAAGTGCTCAGTGAGAGAACATTCAGTGATCAGTACAGTCAGAATAAGAAGAATGTTGGCTTCAATAAAAGAACAGTGTCAGTATTGTTCTTCAAATCCTCCTCCTGGTGTCAAAAACCACAGGCAAGCTACAAAAAAGGCATCTtgatgttcatgttttaaacatgtcatctttacacagagaaatacagcacacacagaaaacactggtggACATTGAAAGAGAGCGCAAAAACGTCAGGGAgggcaagagagaaaacacaaacatagagacaaagagggagagagggaaacagcgacacacacacacacacacacacagagagagagagagacaggtgaagTATTTGTAGGTCATTCTAACAGAACACTTAAGTACCTGTGGCTCTGCTTAACGCTGACAGTGTCAGAATGAAGGCGAACACACACGCTGACATGTTGTCCTCAAACTTCTACTGTCAGTCTCTGTGATCCAGTCCAGTCCAGCTCAgcgtacatgtgtgtgtgagtatgtttCGTTTACAGTCTCTGCCGTGTATTTCCTGGTATCTTTCAGTGACTGAGTGGGCGGGATGTTCACGGAAACGAAACTCCTGTGTAACGCCGTAAAAGGAGAAGGGGGTGTCACCATgtatgtattataagaactggatagagcaccgcccccccgccttgaagacaattttgtcatggtggcaattcatggtactgcaacaaaacatACTCAcgcggcccaaaaagcaattttcccattgaccacaatagtaaaagagacgcctgtaAAACTGTACAAAGGACACTACTATTGTGTTTGTTctatagagcaaagaaatgcaGTGAGACTCAGTCTATTCAGAATGACACTTAGTCTAAACGTAATAATTGCTTCTGaattaatcaatcaatgaaACTAACTGTAATAAACATGTTCAATATTAAACATTTGGAATTAACTATATAGAACATTTGAAATTAGCTATATAGCTAAGAAGTTATTCCTCTATCAGTCTTTGAGGGGGCTTGTGGATACGAGTGGGATAGCGTCCCTCTTTCATGTCCGCCTGATTTCCCACAGGAACACTGGTGTCGGTGGAGGATGTGGGGATAGTGGCGGGCTGACAGTCCATTGCAGAGGGTTCAGGTGGAGCTGTCTGCCCTCCATTTTCAGCAGTGGCAGACATCATGGACAAGTCTTCCTCCACAGTCAGTCCGGAGTTCCTCAGCTGATGGATATGGCGCCGCCAAACATGCCTGATCTAACTTCAACAGTGTAAGACAGTGGGCCGTGTTGTTCTTTTACTGTGGCCGGGACCCATTTGTGATCTCCTCTGTAACTCCTTGTTAATACCACTGTCCAATGGCAAAGTGTTGCAGTTTCCCATCACTGGCTCTCTGAGCCTGTCGGATTTGCCTGCCTTGGACAGTGCGTCTCTTGTTTGGCGGGAGAAGGTCCAATCGGGAGCGAAGATGTCGTCCTAGGAAAAGCATAGCTGGTGTCTGGTTGGTGGTGGCAAGTGTAGCATTTCTGTAGGCAAACAGGAAATTACTAAGCTTTTGGTAATGTGATATGATCATTATTCATCGCTCTAAGgcctttttttaaagtctgaacAAACCTTTCAGCCTGGCCATTGGTTGCTGGATGCCAGGGGGCTGAGGTGATATGACGGATTCCATTGTTCTTCAGAAATGTGTGGAAGTCCTCACTCGTGAATTGGGGACCATTATCACTGACTAGTTGCTCTGGAACTCCAGTTCTGGCAAAGAGATCTCTGAGCACTGTGATTGTTTGGCTTGCTGTGGTGGGGTTCATGGTGAAGACCTCTGGCCATTTGGAACATGCATCCACTACTACTAAGAAGTTTGTGCCCATGAGAGGCCACATGAATACGTTGCCATGGAGATGCAGGCCATTCCCACTGGTGAAGTGGGGAACGTGCTGATTCGTTTTGCACCTGCTGGCAGCCTGAACATTGCATTGCCATACGCTCAACATCTTGGTCAATTCCGGGCCACCACACAAAGCTCCTCGCTAGCGCCTTCATTTTAACGACTCCCAGGTGGCCAGAATGTAGTTCCTCCAAAACCTTAGATCTGAGGTTCTGAGGTATGATAACCCTTATTCCCCACATGACACAGCCAGCATTCAAGGTATGTTCATTCCTACGGAGATAGAAAGGAGCAAAGTTGTTTTTGTGGACTGTGGTCCAGCCAGTTTGTGTGGGACAATGTCTCATCGCGTCTAGTCTCAGCCTGTACCATTTCAGCGGTGACGGGCGGGCTTTCAATCTGGTTGAGGGTGAACATGTCTAAAAGACAGCCAGTTTGTTGGAAAAGGAATCTTGAAACTTTTTCTCAAAATCTAAATTCTtaacaagagtgaaaataaaatacacattgacTAAAGATTCTACACACATGAAGTACATTACACATAGATGAAATGGCTCCAGCATTAATTGACTTTACTTATTTTGAGTGTCTGATACTCAAATGGATAGTTTGAATCTCACAGTTCTCCATggtcaggacaaacagaaataacatcacatttcaTAATATGTAAGGCTCATGGGAAAATTAAAGCCTTTCAagagagcttcaagtagatgaaactatgaagtgctagttgatcagcattgaaatgaaaaaatatttgataatttGATAAAAGACTTACCACCGTACTCCACCATTGACCTT
Above is a window of Solea senegalensis isolate Sse05_10M linkage group LG2, IFAPA_SoseM_1, whole genome shotgun sequence DNA encoding:
- the LOC122785863 gene encoding uncharacterized protein K02A2.6-like; the protein is MLSVWQCNVQAASRCKTNQHVPHFTSGNGLHLHGNVFMWPLMGTNFLVVVDACSKWPEVFTMNPTTASQTITVLRDLFARTGVPEQLVSDNGPQFTSEDFHTFLKNNGIRHITSAPWHPATNGQAERNATLATTNQTPAMLFLGRHLRSRLDLLPPNKRRTVQGRQIRQAQRASDGKLQHFAIGQWY
- the LOC122785841 gene encoding interleukin-10 receptor subunit beta-like; the protein is MSACVFAFILTLSALSRATVESGFVSPPTNVRLTSYNMNLVLRWSPPEGAASNLLYSTEYRTSVTEYSVGFVNISTLECDFTRLSHLFISEHGKYFGRVRAQVGSESSAWVESNNITLDKDTIIGSPNVSLISSGATIEVSIKDPVFAISALRNVYIYATYNITYWKHSQPEKARHISNIKQNPFVLNDLDPWTKYCVQVQINTERNPIPSKPSGIVCERTTNEEEADWVPALVSLIFSVAAMALVVIAVVYRKSISNILCPKDALPQHFKEYLLTPHKVSIITDDTSEDGSPLEATKMTCSKQLDVTVFVDGRTRDLTASEEQ